The following are encoded together in the Serratia odorifera genome:
- a CDS encoding glycosyltransferase family 2 protein — protein sequence MKISLVVPVFNEEEAIPLFYQSVRKLKSFEHIDVEIVFVNDGSSDTTEEIISSLAVNDPKVKAVNFSRNFGKEPALLAGLEAATGDAIIPIDVDLQDPICVIPRLIDKWLHGADMVLAKRIDRSSDSRLKRKSAELFYKLHNKISSPKIEENVGDFRLMSREVVEKIKEMPERNLFMKGVLSWVGGQTELVEYSRAERVAGTSKFNGWKLWNLALEGITSFSTVPLRIWTYIGFFIATLSLVYGAWMIFNTLAFGNPVRGYPSLLVSILFLGGVQLIGIGVLGEYIGRIYIEVKQRPRYILKEK from the coding sequence ATGAAAATTTCACTTGTAGTTCCCGTATTTAACGAGGAAGAAGCAATTCCTCTTTTCTATCAATCTGTCCGTAAATTAAAATCTTTTGAGCATATAGATGTTGAGATCGTTTTCGTAAACGATGGCAGCTCAGATACGACAGAAGAAATAATTTCTTCGCTGGCTGTCAATGACCCCAAAGTAAAAGCAGTAAACTTTTCCCGGAATTTCGGAAAAGAGCCCGCACTATTGGCTGGCTTGGAGGCCGCTACCGGAGATGCTATTATACCAATAGATGTTGATTTGCAGGATCCAATTTGTGTAATTCCCCGGTTGATCGATAAATGGCTCCATGGGGCTGACATGGTATTAGCCAAGAGGATAGACAGATCAAGTGATAGCAGACTTAAGAGAAAATCTGCAGAATTGTTCTACAAGTTACACAACAAAATTAGCTCACCTAAGATTGAAGAAAATGTTGGCGATTTCCGCCTGATGTCTCGAGAAGTCGTAGAAAAAATCAAAGAGATGCCAGAACGAAATCTTTTTATGAAGGGCGTTCTATCGTGGGTTGGCGGCCAAACCGAACTCGTTGAGTATTCGCGTGCTGAACGAGTAGCCGGAACCTCTAAGTTCAATGGTTGGAAATTGTGGAATCTAGCGCTTGAGGGAATTACTAGCTTCTCTACCGTTCCATTACGCATATGGACTTATATAGGGTTTTTTATTGCAACTTTATCTTTAGTTTACGGTGCGTGGATGATATTTAACACTCTTGCTTTTGGAAACCCTGTAAGAGGATATCCATCGTTACTTGTGTCTATTCTTTTTCTAGGTGGAGTGCAGTTAATTGGTATAGGTGTCCTAGGTGAATATATAGGAAGGATTTACATCGAAGTTAAGCAAAGGCCAAGATATATATTAAAGGAAAAATGA